From Cygnus atratus isolate AKBS03 ecotype Queensland, Australia chromosome 1, CAtr_DNAZoo_HiC_assembly, whole genome shotgun sequence, the proteins below share one genomic window:
- the GTSE1 gene encoding LOW QUALITY PROTEIN: G2 and S phase-expressed protein 1 (The sequence of the model RefSeq protein was modified relative to this genomic sequence to represent the inferred CDS: inserted 2 bases in 2 codons): MEEGKETVSHHSSHVIEEKLGICMSDVSDIPLLTDEKFDFDLSLSPVSGNEDEVFVGPLGHKEKCIAVNIEAKRSTERSVPASDDKVMWSPLTGEKFVEIFKEAHLLALQIESGSKTEQNKISQPEEQENQTIEKFVEDSKSKLKILRNQNIEKSPRAVKRETYCVXDSPASNLPPGFQKGSDKLLSGDKTYILHTPPNRSPVKIHVSPAKITGSPLTQEQKTKEKNKKASGKLPVAKPSATLGKSIMLTVEKPKQGRHSISAKRDVTSMGSSEDLISDKSSAASDVFESSLSGSSSVQDKKVLPAPSKPDLKKTHLKLPGVASGLPRKTSSSSSSSSVSSLNSSLPISPIGKNGKSSTSSKASVSGSKLSTGTNRLALVRPARVSSLQAVSTERSSKQARSASTPKTSCAVSLARSSASAMSSDTVGSGIQRMSSLPXLQRLCQQSKDGSAIKGSLFQKPKTRVLSVPTSQNKGPVKAGDTTPSKLAPKVAPSLGLTFCGTLGSAMAVSTPVKASEDGIFQSSGFRERSVSMTPASLKRSALPTPVRRISGFPAATPRTAPRMASSPYVASIQSSSFSTKKTLTNGSKQVKDAQISSSEDDISPPPVLPLMLDFSPEKAVKETEEKSKEAEVQNQLAEEKQTKEMLLVDIEVDKSLPEALECEGRPLIDLSNTPELNKIIPLKPTFSGQVKLIDLSSPLITLSPDVNKENLDSPLLKF; this comes from the exons atggaggaaggaaaagaaacggTATCCCATCACTCAAGTCATGTGATCGAAGAAAAACTGGGTATTTGCATGAGCGATG TTTCAGACATTCCTCTTCTGACTGATGAAAAGTTTGATTTTGATCTTTCACTCTCTCCTGTGAG tgGAAATGAAGATGAAGTTTTTGTTGGACCTTTgggacacaaagaaaaatgtattgctgTCAATATTGAAGCAAAAAGAAGCACTGAAAGGAGTGTACCTGCTTCTGATGATAAAGTCATGTGGAGCCCACTGACAGGAGAGAAATTTGTGGAAATTTTCAAAGAAGCTCACTTGTTAGCACTGCAAATAGAAAGTGGAAGTAAGactgaacagaacaaaataagcCAGccagaagaacaggaaaaccAGACTATAGAAAAATTTGTTGAGGACTCAAAGTCAAAGttgaaaatactgagaaacCAAAATATAGAGAAAAGTCCCAGGGCTGTTAAGAGGGAGACATACTGCG TGGATAGCCCAGCATCAAATCTGCCGCCTGGTTTTCAGAAGGGATCAGATAAACTTTTGTCAGGTGACAAAACGTACATTCTTCATACTCCTCCAAACAGAAGCCCCGTTAAAATTCATGTATCTCCTGCAAAAATCACTGGCTCCCCTCTGACCcaagaacagaaaactaaagaaaaaaataagaaagcaagtGGCAAACTGCCAGTGGCTAAGCCTTCAGCTACTCTTGGAAAGAGCATTATGTTGACTGTAGAAAAG CCCAAACAAGGAAGACATAGTATTTCAGCAAAAAGAGATGTGACCAGCATGGGATCATCTGAAGATCTAATTTCTGATAAATCAAGTGCTGCTTCAGATGTCTTTGAGTCTTCGCTCAGTGGCAGTTCCTCAGTGCAAGACAAAAAAGTCCTTCCTGCACCAAGTAAG CCTGatctaaagaaaacacatctgaaacTTCCTGGTGTTGCCAGTGGTCTCCCAAGGAAAACTAGTTCGTCATCCTCTTCATCGTCAGTTTCCAGTCTGAACTCAAGTTTACCCATTTCTCCCATAGGAAAGAATG GAAAATCAAGTACATCTTCAAAAGCTAGTGTGAGTGGCTCTAAACTTTCAACTGGTACAAATAGGCTGGCCCTGGTCAGACCTGCTAGGGTGTCATCTCTGCAGGCTGTCAGTACTGAGAGATCCAGCAAGCAAGCAAGATCAGCTAGTACTCCCAAAACATCTTGTGCTGTAAGCTTGGCTAGATCTTCAGCTTCTGCAATGTCATCTGATACTGTAGGCAGTGGAATTCAGAGGATGAGCTCTCTTC ATCTGCAGAGGCTATGCCAACAAAGTAAAGATGGAAGTGCAATAAAAGGAAGCCTGTTCCAAAAGCCCAAGACTAGAGTTTTGTCTGTTCCTACAAGTCAAAATAAGGGTCCAGTGAAAGCTGGAG atACAACACCGAGCAAGTTGGCACCAAAAGTAGCACCATCTCTTGGATTAACATTTTGTGGCACACTTGGAAG TGCTATGGCAGTCAGCACTCCCGTGAAAGCTTCAGAAGATGGGATATTTCAGAGTTCTGGTTTTCGTGAGAGGTCTGTCTCCATGACTCCTGCCAGTCTGAAACGGTCTGCCTTACCCACACCTGTCCGTCGTATCTCGGGATTTCCAGCAGCGACTCCTAGAACTGCACCAAGAATGGCATCTTCTCCATATGTTGCATCTATTCAAAGCTCTAGCTTTTCTACCAAGAAGACACTTACAAATGG TTCTAAACAGGTGAAGGATGCACAAATATCTTCTTCAGAAGATGATATATCTCCTCCACCTGTGCTACCTCTTATGCTTGACTTCTCACcagaaaaagctgtgaaagaaacagaagaaaaatcaaaagaggCTGAAGTACAGAATCAGCTGGCCGAAGAGAAACAAACTAAGGAG atgttactGGTAGATATTGAAGTAGATAAATCTCTCCCAGAAGCTTTGGAATGTGAAGGTAGACCTCTGATTGATCTTTCCAATACACCTGAATTGAATAAGATTATTCCCCTAAAGCCTACGTTCTCAGGGCAGGTAAAG ttaattGATTTGAGTTCTCCTCTTATCACTCTGAGTCCTGatgtaaacaaagaaaatctggaTTCCCCTCTGCTGAAGTTCTGA